Proteins from one Algicella marina genomic window:
- a CDS encoding PP2C family protein-serine/threonine phosphatase: MTEFLCSAVTHVGKVRTINEDSILSLPEQRLWLVSDGMGGHSSGDFASQTIAESVAMLSPELSPGDQMRAVREAIHGAHNTILQEAKERGGSTIGATVVALMLTESHFVAFWAGDSRLYRLRDNEIEFLTTDHSIVADLVLAGQMTWDEAELHPNSNAITRAVGVGDELELDKIRGDVKPGDRFLLCSDGLTKYTTMEMLRSEIAQTPITTVCDRLLQIALAGGGADNISIIVVDVPSDGSSAGNQQPAVE, translated from the coding sequence ATGACCGAATTTCTTTGCAGTGCCGTTACCCATGTAGGCAAAGTGCGCACGATCAATGAGGACAGTATCCTCAGTTTGCCGGAACAAAGACTGTGGCTCGTCTCTGACGGCATGGGGGGCCACTCCTCTGGTGATTTTGCCAGCCAGACAATTGCGGAATCCGTGGCAATGCTTTCTCCGGAACTATCGCCAGGAGATCAGATGCGGGCGGTGCGTGAGGCCATCCATGGTGCCCACAATACAATCCTTCAGGAAGCAAAAGAGCGCGGCGGTTCTACAATAGGCGCGACCGTCGTGGCGCTTATGTTGACGGAATCGCATTTTGTGGCGTTCTGGGCAGGCGACAGTCGTCTTTATCGGCTCCGCGACAATGAAATCGAATTTCTCACGACCGATCATTCAATCGTCGCCGACCTGGTCCTCGCCGGCCAGATGACATGGGACGAGGCGGAATTGCATCCCAATTCCAATGCAATTACCCGGGCGGTAGGTGTCGGCGATGAACTGGAACTGGACAAAATTCGCGGAGACGTGAAACCCGGTGACAGGTTCCTGCTGTGCTCCGATGGCCTCACCAAATATACGACAATGGAAATGCTGAGATCCGAAATCGCGCAGACGCCGATTACGACCGTTTGTGATCGACTGCTTCAGATAGCTTTGGCCGGTGGTGGAGCCGACAACATCTCCATCATCGTTGTGGATGTGCCTTCTGACGGGTCATCTGCGGGTAATCAGCAGCCTGCTGTCGAATGA
- a CDS encoding GFA family protein, which translates to MSDIRTGRCLCGSVTLRIAVQGGGVSACHCSQCRRWTGGGPLYSIRADVLETTGEAAIASYRHSGWGERTFCGTCGTTLYWRMQGRPVAYVAPGLLDDQDGLTMESEIFVDQRAPWMQLVDGTSRTTEAEELAELEAFLEKEKADG; encoded by the coding sequence ATGAGCGATATCCGGACAGGCCGCTGTCTCTGTGGTTCGGTTACTCTGCGCATCGCCGTGCAAGGCGGTGGCGTGAGTGCCTGCCACTGCAGCCAGTGCCGCCGCTGGACAGGCGGGGGGCCGCTCTATTCCATCCGGGCCGACGTTCTGGAAACGACCGGAGAGGCCGCCATCGCGAGCTATCGCCACAGCGGTTGGGGTGAGCGGACTTTCTGCGGCACCTGCGGTACCACGCTTTACTGGCGGATGCAGGGCCGGCCCGTGGCCTATGTCGCGCCGGGCTTGCTGGACGATCAGGATGGATTGACCATGGAGTCCGAGATCTTCGTGGACCAGCGTGCGCCATGGATGCAACTTGTGGACGGAACATCGCGCACGACGGAGGCGGAAGAACTGGCGGAACTCGAGGCATTTCTTGAGAAGGAAAAGGCGGATGGCTGA
- a CDS encoding alpha/beta fold hydrolase yields MLNLRKGIQRIRERLRTECLFEDGTLYISAIPGTGTEAVVVFTSLNGNYAARGGQSEFIGTASKGGERACIFVTDKTQSWYQTKGLAEKVVEVVRGQLDAWGSQRVLAVGYSMGAYGAMRLAKRLGVHSVLAFGPQYHPDPELVPGDPRWPEERGAIAEFTLGPVGEEMSDDIAYYVLHGRQGCDILHWSRFPQGPNIRHFIVPMIGHAVTPKLKEAGALPALFDAAFEDRFQKFRKVIWQVKARLRQPGETWETHPNHWYYKEILKVPHPDDVRGAAQ; encoded by the coding sequence ATGCTGAACCTGCGCAAGGGCATACAGCGGATACGGGAGCGGCTGCGGACGGAGTGTCTTTTCGAGGACGGCACGCTCTATATCTCCGCCATTCCCGGCACCGGGACGGAGGCAGTGGTGGTGTTCACCTCGCTCAACGGAAATTACGCGGCGCGTGGCGGGCAGTCGGAATTCATCGGCACGGCCTCCAAGGGCGGCGAGCGGGCCTGCATCTTCGTGACCGACAAGACGCAGAGCTGGTATCAGACGAAGGGGTTGGCCGAAAAGGTCGTGGAGGTCGTGCGCGGGCAGTTGGATGCTTGGGGGTCGCAGCGGGTGCTGGCGGTGGGCTACTCGATGGGGGCCTATGGCGCCATGCGGCTGGCGAAGCGGCTCGGCGTGCATTCGGTGCTGGCCTTCGGGCCGCAGTATCACCCGGACCCCGAACTGGTGCCCGGTGATCCGCGCTGGCCGGAGGAGCGGGGGGCGATTGCCGAATTCACGCTCGGACCCGTCGGCGAAGAGATGAGCGACGACATCGCCTATTACGTGCTGCACGGGCGGCAGGGGTGCGACATCCTGCACTGGTCGCGGTTTCCGCAGGGCCCCAACATCCGCCATTTCATCGTGCCGATGATCGGCCATGCTGTGACGCCGAAGTTGAAGGAGGCTGGCGCGCTGCCAGCCTTGTTCGACGCCGCCTTCGAGGACCGTTTCCAGAAGTTCCGCAAGGTGATCTGGCAGGTGAAGGCACGACTGCGCCAGCCGGGTGAGACCTGGGAGACGCATCCAAACCACTGGTACTACAAGGAAATTCTGAAAGTGCCGCATCCCGATGATGTTCGAGGAGCGGCGCAATGA
- a CDS encoding GFA family protein, which yields MAEPRTGRCLCGAVTFTVTDEINALTACHCGMCQRWGGGVHVGFDTSPAGVTFEGVDNITAYQSSDWAERAFCKTCGSHLYYRLTMEGPHKGVYAMGVGTLDARDGLPLAKEIFVDSKPDGYAFAGDHVRMTEKEFMKSIGAGE from the coding sequence ATGGCTGAACCGAGAACCGGGCGTTGCCTGTGCGGCGCCGTGACCTTCACCGTGACGGACGAGATCAATGCACTGACGGCCTGCCATTGCGGCATGTGCCAGCGCTGGGGCGGCGGCGTGCATGTGGGCTTCGACACCAGCCCCGCCGGCGTGACCTTCGAGGGTGTGGACAACATCACGGCCTACCAGTCTTCCGACTGGGCGGAGCGGGCCTTCTGCAAGACCTGCGGCTCGCACCTCTATTACCGGCTGACGATGGAGGGCCCGCACAAGGGCGTCTACGCGATGGGCGTGGGCACGCTGGATGCGCGCGACGGGTTGCCGCTGGCCAAGGAGATCTTCGTGGACAGCAAGCCGGACGGTTACGCCTTCGCGGGCGATCACGTGCGGATGACCGAGAAGGAATTCATGAAGTCCATCGGGGCGGGGGAGTAG
- a CDS encoding serine/threonine protein kinase, translating to MLESRPSDTFQPDMVLNNTYRIEGIIGRGGTSEVYRARSEISQRVVAIKVLRSEFSGNEDYLLLMKREEEIREIRHDAIVRYSENHLTPEGHVYLVMDYVDGPGLDEKLHSGGLPADDLMTIAARLADGLYVAHARNIVHRDLSPDNIILRNGNPTEAVIIDFGIAKDSNPGAGTIVGNEFAGKYSYAAPEQLNGTSDSRSDIYSLGALLLASFRGETPNVGRNPMEVIAKKNEPLDTSGVPEPLKSLIDRMTQPNPDERYQSVLEILDEIDPAFQQTVIGARPISVVPRPEQSTVGMTGIPREPQSANPARKKVPVVILLIPLAIVAVAAGTYFSGILDRDQLTTSEMQPVAEKPIAQSIPPADTETVAVLPAEQVPVVEPEPEPTRTAAPEPESAQGIPRADPYTLIGERKSGQTLRLVGYAPDVETRDALVSLIEAEGGVAAVEIASGDISDNWGDTMVALITELRDLPEWRFLASGNFARVTGETSDPALAERIEVAFSPVSMDEGLRGVATIDIVGNVIPRASVQAVIDRFADCGPLFLPQSPNAGYGEGAEVLVAGTMATAARRDELSATLQSLVGARPIRMRTQILGEDLCRIDQMLRNVPSAGIQIIYGYGAKDDLNASNVYRVGENPVIAINLPEQILDGYVWASFVDVTGTAYHLLPHANRADNSVQSLRDGERGSVEIRLTWPVEDALSPDKMAFVVDDTALGTGKLVVLLSSEPLLQTNRPASEPVSDFVSALQEAGVASGIISFDSRLLITRR from the coding sequence ATGCTTGAGAGTCGGCCGAGCGATACTTTTCAGCCTGACATGGTGTTGAACAACACCTATCGGATTGAGGGTATCATCGGGCGCGGCGGCACGTCGGAGGTATATCGAGCGCGCAGCGAGATCTCCCAGCGTGTCGTGGCGATCAAGGTCTTGAGATCCGAGTTTTCCGGCAATGAAGATTACCTTCTGCTGATGAAGCGGGAAGAGGAGATCCGGGAGATCCGGCACGATGCGATCGTCCGTTATTCCGAGAACCATCTGACACCGGAAGGCCATGTTTATCTGGTAATGGATTATGTGGACGGTCCGGGATTGGATGAGAAGCTGCACAGTGGCGGCCTGCCGGCAGACGATCTGATGACAATTGCCGCACGACTTGCCGATGGTCTGTATGTCGCACATGCCAGAAACATTGTTCACAGGGACCTTTCGCCGGACAATATCATTTTGCGCAATGGAAATCCGACCGAGGCCGTGATCATCGACTTCGGCATTGCCAAGGACAGCAACCCCGGCGCCGGTACGATTGTTGGTAACGAATTCGCGGGCAAATACTCCTACGCGGCCCCTGAACAGCTGAACGGAACATCGGATTCGCGGTCGGACATCTATTCTCTTGGAGCATTGCTGTTGGCTTCGTTCCGAGGCGAAACTCCAAACGTCGGACGTAACCCGATGGAGGTGATCGCCAAGAAAAACGAGCCGCTGGATACAAGTGGCGTGCCGGAACCGCTGAAATCGCTCATTGATCGGATGACACAACCGAACCCGGATGAAAGGTATCAGTCGGTTCTGGAGATTCTGGACGAGATCGACCCAGCTTTCCAGCAAACCGTAATAGGCGCACGACCAATCAGTGTGGTGCCGAGGCCCGAACAATCAACTGTTGGCATGACAGGCATTCCGCGGGAACCACAGTCGGCCAATCCCGCACGAAAAAAGGTTCCGGTTGTCATTCTTCTGATACCTCTGGCGATCGTCGCCGTGGCTGCAGGAACCTATTTTTCGGGCATCCTGGATCGTGACCAGCTCACTACCTCCGAAATGCAGCCCGTTGCAGAAAAGCCGATCGCCCAATCTATCCCACCCGCCGATACTGAAACAGTAGCAGTGTTACCGGCGGAGCAAGTGCCTGTTGTCGAACCGGAGCCGGAACCGACGCGCACTGCCGCGCCCGAGCCTGAATCCGCGCAAGGTATTCCCCGTGCCGACCCCTACACCTTAATCGGCGAGCGTAAGTCGGGCCAAACACTTCGTCTCGTCGGATATGCGCCGGACGTGGAGACCCGCGATGCGCTGGTTTCTCTCATCGAAGCCGAAGGTGGGGTGGCCGCCGTGGAAATTGCCTCAGGCGACATTTCCGATAACTGGGGCGATACGATGGTTGCCTTGATCACCGAACTTCGCGACTTGCCAGAATGGCGCTTTCTCGCCAGCGGAAACTTCGCCCGGGTGACAGGTGAAACATCGGACCCTGCATTGGCTGAGCGGATCGAAGTGGCATTTAGCCCGGTCTCTATGGACGAGGGATTGCGGGGCGTGGCCACAATCGACATCGTCGGCAATGTGATTCCGCGCGCTTCTGTTCAGGCTGTGATTGACAGGTTTGCCGATTGCGGCCCGTTGTTTCTGCCGCAATCCCCGAATGCAGGTTACGGCGAGGGCGCGGAAGTTTTGGTGGCAGGAACCATGGCGACTGCTGCCCGCAGAGACGAACTTTCGGCTACGCTGCAGAGCCTTGTGGGTGCGCGACCGATCCGAATGCGAACACAAATTCTGGGCGAAGACCTCTGCCGCATCGACCAGATGTTGCGCAACGTTCCGTCGGCGGGTATCCAGATCATCTACGGCTACGGCGCAAAGGACGACCTTAACGCGTCGAATGTCTACCGGGTAGGCGAAAACCCGGTGATTGCCATAAACCTGCCGGAGCAGATTCTTGACGGTTACGTTTGGGCATCTTTCGTCGACGTCACCGGCACCGCCTATCACCTCTTGCCGCATGCCAACCGAGCAGACAATAGCGTTCAGAGCCTGCGGGATGGCGAACGTGGATCAGTTGAGATCCGGCTGACCTGGCCCGTGGAGGATGCCCTGAGCCCGGACAAGATGGCATTCGTGGTGGACGACACAGCGCTCGGTACGGGCAAGTTGGTGGTTCTCCTTTCATCCGAGCCGCTGTTGCAAACGAACCGACCAGCCAGCGAGCCGGTAAGTGACTTCGTTTCAGCGCTGCAGGAAGCGGGCGTCGCCTCGGGAATAATCTCATTCGACAGCAGGCTGCTGATTACCCGCAGATGA
- a CDS encoding M15 family metallopeptidase → MRFLPAILIAVAIIMVPVVWIVLPKLLSEAPVDSFGGPAVDSGARIEIENLRQQIEAMQERMTALEQRPPAPSPSAIPPVSLGSPQEEILPGDGVNSIIDAYAQVVLIANRRNVNKGISVAGPRFLEQTLGRPREELGDTCEPMTNPTLKGKLVVADVGPIKVRMLDPAVDSLRRVFENVRDSDPDLHDRISTAGSLCVRRIRGSRNALSSHSFGLAVDLNIDGHLDTLGDGYTQLGLTILADFFRSEGWIWGAGFSREDSMHFEVSQEQVLKWRTEGKL, encoded by the coding sequence ATGCGGTTTTTGCCAGCGATCCTGATAGCGGTTGCCATCATAATGGTACCTGTCGTCTGGATTGTGTTACCAAAGCTACTCTCGGAAGCGCCAGTAGACAGTTTTGGTGGCCCAGCCGTCGATAGCGGTGCCCGCATCGAAATCGAGAACCTTCGCCAGCAGATTGAAGCGATGCAGGAAAGGATGACTGCGCTGGAGCAAAGACCGCCGGCACCGTCACCTTCTGCCATACCTCCAGTGTCTCTTGGCTCACCTCAGGAGGAAATCCTGCCGGGAGACGGTGTCAATTCCATTATCGATGCCTACGCGCAGGTTGTGCTGATTGCCAACCGCAGAAACGTAAACAAGGGCATTTCGGTTGCCGGACCGCGGTTTCTTGAGCAAACGCTGGGCCGCCCCCGGGAGGAGTTGGGCGATACTTGCGAGCCAATGACGAACCCAACCCTGAAGGGCAAGCTTGTCGTCGCGGACGTTGGGCCTATCAAGGTTCGAATGCTCGACCCGGCGGTCGACTCCCTTCGTCGTGTGTTCGAAAATGTCCGAGACAGCGACCCGGACTTGCATGACCGGATCAGTACAGCGGGCTCACTCTGTGTACGGCGAATTCGGGGGAGTCGGAACGCGCTTTCAAGTCACTCATTCGGACTAGCGGTCGATTTGAATATCGATGGCCACCTAGACACACTTGGTGACGGCTACACCCAACTTGGCCTGACGATCCTAGCCGATTTCTTTAGAAGTGAGGGATGGATTTGGGGTGCAGGCTTCTCGCGCGAGGACAGTATGCATTTCGAAGTGAGTCAGGAACAGGTTCTGAAATGGCGTACCGAAGGCAAGCTTTGA
- a CDS encoding complex I NDUFA9 subunit family protein: MTNASPLVTIFGGSGFVGRYIARRMARSGWRVRVAVRRPNEALFVRTYGTVGQVEPVFANIRDDASVAAAVLGSSAVVNAVGILAPSGKQTFEEVQADGAGRIARAATAEGVASLVHISAIGADSDSESDYASSKALGEKLLIEAFPGAVILRPSIVFGPEDQFFNRFAGMARIAPFLPVIGADTRFQPVYVDDIAKAAEKAAMGKVEAGVYELGGPEVDTFRGLMERVLKVVRRRKWIAPIPFGVARVQGSIFDFLSRMSGGLLPAPVTRDQVTLLENDNVVSEGAKGFAELGIEPVEMAGVLEEYLYSYRPYGQYSDITESAKHMKA, encoded by the coding sequence ATGACAAACGCATCACCCCTCGTAACGATCTTCGGTGGCTCCGGTTTTGTAGGCCGCTATATTGCGCGACGCATGGCGCGATCAGGTTGGCGGGTTCGCGTTGCTGTGAGACGTCCCAACGAGGCTTTGTTCGTCCGCACCTATGGTACAGTCGGGCAGGTTGAGCCTGTCTTCGCCAATATACGTGATGATGCGAGCGTTGCTGCCGCAGTTTTGGGTTCCTCCGCGGTGGTCAACGCGGTTGGCATTCTTGCACCCAGCGGAAAGCAGACGTTCGAAGAGGTGCAGGCGGACGGCGCAGGACGAATTGCTCGGGCAGCTACCGCAGAAGGCGTGGCCAGCCTGGTGCATATTTCGGCGATCGGCGCAGACTCAGACAGCGAGAGCGATTATGCGAGTTCGAAGGCGCTAGGTGAAAAACTTTTGATCGAAGCCTTTCCTGGCGCGGTCATCCTTCGGCCCTCAATTGTCTTTGGTCCGGAAGATCAATTCTTCAACCGTTTTGCCGGAATGGCGCGGATTGCACCATTTTTACCTGTGATAGGAGCGGACACAAGATTTCAACCTGTTTACGTGGACGACATTGCCAAGGCTGCGGAGAAAGCCGCTATGGGAAAAGTTGAAGCAGGAGTTTATGAACTTGGTGGCCCGGAGGTCGATACGTTCCGCGGATTGATGGAGCGAGTGCTGAAGGTGGTTCGCCGCCGAAAATGGATTGCCCCAATTCCATTTGGTGTCGCGCGGGTTCAGGGCTCGATATTTGATTTTCTCAGCAGGATGTCCGGCGGTTTGCTACCTGCGCCCGTGACGCGCGACCAGGTGACATTGTTGGAGAACGACAACGTAGTTTCCGAGGGTGCGAAGGGATTCGCCGAACTCGGTATTGAACCGGTGGAAATGGCAGGCGTTCTGGAAGAGTACCTGTACAGCTACCGGCCGTATGGTCAGTATTCCGACATCACTGAATCCGCCAAGCACATGAAAGCCTGA
- a CDS encoding NAD(P)-dependent oxidoreductase: MAQNRMLQFVDVARATPPKRAAEERKGDFDEIYREFAAEKANEQAGRCSQCGVPYCQTHCPLHNNIPDWLKLTAEGRLQEAYEVSQATNTFPEICGRICPQDRLCEGNCVIEQSGHGTVTIGAVEKYITDTAWEKGWVKPIQPGQERKESIGIIGAGPGGLAAADMLRRQGFQVTIYDRYDRAGGLLIYGIPGFKLEKDVVTRRNDQLAAGGITFKLNCNVGEDISFAEIREAHDAVIIATGVYQSRELGGPGARLNGIVRAIDFLTASNRKSFGDEVPEYDSGELNADGKNVVVIGGGDTAMDCVRTSVRQGAKSVKLLYRRDRANMPGSQREVENAEEEGVEFVWLTAPRGFVGEGNGPDGETPTGSVKGVRVAKMRLGAPDATGRQSPEVIEGADYTEDADLVIKALGFEPEELPKLWDEPGLEVTRWGTVKADFGTKETALPGVYAIGDIVRGASLVVWAIRDGREAAESIIQSLNAKAAESVAAE, encoded by the coding sequence ATGGCGCAAAATAGGATGTTGCAGTTCGTGGATGTAGCCCGCGCCACGCCGCCAAAGCGGGCGGCGGAAGAGCGTAAGGGTGATTTCGACGAGATCTACCGGGAATTCGCGGCGGAGAAGGCGAACGAACAGGCCGGGCGGTGCAGCCAGTGCGGCGTGCCCTACTGCCAGACGCATTGCCCGCTGCACAACAACATCCCCGACTGGCTGAAACTGACGGCGGAGGGGCGGTTGCAGGAGGCCTATGAGGTCAGCCAGGCGACCAACACCTTCCCCGAAATCTGCGGGCGCATCTGTCCGCAAGACCGGCTGTGCGAAGGCAACTGCGTGATCGAGCAGTCCGGCCACGGCACGGTGACAATCGGCGCGGTGGAAAAATACATCACGGACACGGCCTGGGAAAAGGGCTGGGTGAAGCCGATACAGCCTGGGCAGGAACGCAAGGAATCCATCGGCATCATCGGCGCGGGGCCGGGCGGGCTGGCGGCAGCGGACATGCTGCGGCGGCAGGGTTTTCAGGTGACGATCTACGACCGGTACGACCGGGCAGGCGGGTTGCTGATCTACGGCATCCCCGGATTCAAGCTGGAAAAAGACGTGGTAACGCGCCGCAACGACCAGTTGGCAGCGGGCGGTATCACCTTCAAATTGAACTGCAATGTCGGTGAGGACATCAGTTTCGCGGAGATCCGGGAAGCACATGACGCGGTGATCATCGCCACCGGCGTTTACCAGTCACGCGAACTGGGCGGGCCGGGTGCGCGACTGAACGGTATCGTACGCGCGATTGACTTCCTGACCGCCTCCAACCGCAAGAGCTTCGGCGACGAGGTGCCCGAGTACGACAGCGGCGAATTGAACGCCGACGGCAAGAACGTGGTCGTGATCGGCGGTGGCGACACGGCGATGGACTGCGTGCGTACCTCTGTGCGGCAGGGCGCGAAATCGGTGAAACTGCTGTACAGGCGCGACAGGGCAAACATGCCCGGCAGCCAGCGGGAAGTGGAAAACGCCGAAGAGGAAGGCGTGGAATTCGTCTGGCTGACCGCGCCGCGCGGCTTCGTCGGGGAAGGCAATGGCCCGGACGGCGAAACGCCGACCGGCAGCGTGAAAGGGGTGCGCGTCGCAAAAATGCGATTGGGTGCACCGGATGCCACCGGCCGCCAGAGCCCGGAAGTGATCGAGGGTGCGGACTACACCGAGGACGCCGACCTGGTGATCAAGGCACTGGGTTTCGAACCGGAGGAACTGCCGAAACTGTGGGACGAACCGGGGCTGGAAGTGACGCGCTGGGGCACGGTGAAGGCCGATTTCGGCACCAAGGAAACGGCGTTGCCCGGCGTTTATGCCATCGGGGATATCGTGCGCGGGGCGTCGCTGGTGGTGTGGGCGATCCGCGACGGTCGCGAGGCCGCGGAAAGCATCATCCAGAGCCTGAACGCCAAGGCCGCCGAGAGCGTAGCGGCGGAGTAA
- the tagF gene encoding type VI secretion system-associated protein TagF, giving the protein MPRSFGAYGKMPALGDFFRIELPAAFVGPFDEWIQRWMVQVKGDFGPNWNEVYNSAPIWRFGLAGGLAGPSPVIGVMMNSVDRVGRQFPLVLAAQLEEGECPVFAHLSGTALFETLECVALDALEDTMSREVLKERLSALNWEIPVVSRRNCKMAENGWRLSGRATNIRDMLAARFLKSQYPEVSVWSARVSETEYMVCHTGMPEASDMKAFLDIGWIGSEVPEE; this is encoded by the coding sequence ATGCCGCGTTCGTTCGGCGCCTACGGCAAAATGCCGGCATTGGGTGATTTCTTTCGGATCGAACTGCCTGCCGCCTTCGTCGGCCCATTCGACGAATGGATCCAGCGATGGATGGTTCAGGTAAAGGGCGACTTCGGTCCGAACTGGAACGAGGTATACAACTCCGCCCCCATCTGGCGTTTCGGTCTGGCCGGTGGTCTGGCCGGCCCATCACCCGTGATCGGCGTAATGATGAACTCCGTCGACAGAGTTGGCCGCCAATTTCCGCTGGTTTTGGCAGCTCAACTCGAAGAGGGCGAGTGTCCCGTATTTGCTCACCTCTCAGGTACGGCTCTCTTCGAGACGCTGGAATGCGTTGCGCTGGATGCGCTTGAAGACACTATGTCCCGAGAGGTTTTGAAGGAACGTCTCTCCGCATTGAATTGGGAAATTCCTGTTGTCTCCCGACGCAATTGCAAAATGGCGGAAAATGGCTGGAGGCTTTCGGGCCGTGCAACAAACATTCGAGACATGCTTGCGGCAAGGTTTCTTAAATCGCAGTATCCGGAGGTAAGCGTCTGGAGCGCGAGAGTGAGCGAAACCGAATACATGGTGTGTCATACGGGTATGCCTGAAGCCAGCGATATGAAGGCGTTTCTGGATATCGGTTGGATCGGCAGTGAGGTGCCCGAAGAATGA
- a CDS encoding undecaprenyl-diphosphate phosphatase yields the protein MTLAHLLILAIVQGITEFLPVSSSGHLILLPAVMGFDDQGTALDIAVHVGTLGAVMLYFCADMMRMIRGIVPLLRGNLADPDARLTFLLVIATIPVVIFGLALKLTGFVDALRSPVVVGWSTLIFGLVLYWADRTNPEIRTAKVWTVRHAITMGLWQAIALIPGASRSGVTISGARALGYTRTESARLAMLMSIPTILASGTLLAGDVVGEADWNLARQAAIAAAFAFVAALVALILMMRLLRSISFTPYVVYRIFLAVAILGYAYL from the coding sequence ATGACCCTCGCACATCTTCTGATTCTTGCCATCGTGCAGGGCATCACCGAGTTTCTGCCTGTTTCTTCATCAGGACACCTGATCCTGCTGCCTGCGGTTATGGGCTTTGACGATCAAGGAACCGCCCTCGACATCGCAGTTCACGTCGGCACCTTGGGCGCAGTCATGCTCTATTTTTGCGCCGACATGATGCGGATGATCAGGGGAATCGTTCCGCTGTTGAGAGGAAATCTTGCGGATCCCGACGCCCGGCTAACTTTCCTGCTTGTGATAGCAACGATCCCAGTCGTCATTTTTGGACTGGCGCTGAAACTCACGGGTTTCGTCGATGCGCTCCGCTCGCCGGTCGTGGTCGGATGGTCGACCCTGATCTTCGGACTCGTTCTCTACTGGGCTGACCGCACCAACCCCGAAATCCGAACGGCAAAGGTTTGGACGGTGCGCCACGCCATAACCATGGGCCTATGGCAGGCCATTGCCCTCATTCCTGGCGCTTCCCGCTCCGGCGTCACGATCAGTGGAGCGCGTGCGTTGGGATACACGCGAACCGAAAGCGCCAGATTGGCGATGCTGATGTCCATCCCGACCATTCTTGCATCCGGCACACTCCTCGCAGGAGATGTCGTGGGCGAAGCAGACTGGAACCTTGCCAGACAGGCCGCCATAGCGGCTGCCTTTGCATTCGTTGCAGCCCTTGTAGCCCTAATACTGATGATGCGCCTGCTCCGCAGCATCAGCTTTACGCCCTATGTCGTCTACCGCATCTTTCTCGCCGTAGCGATCCTGGGCTACGCCTATCTTTGA